From the Natronococcus sp. AD-5 genome, one window contains:
- a CDS encoding PadR family transcriptional regulator: MYDLTGFQRDLLYAIAGLDEPHGLAIKDELEGYYEKEIHHGRLYPNLDTLVDKGLVEKGKIDRRTNVYSITRRGTREIEARRDWEAEYVSDLFESG, encoded by the coding sequence ATGTACGACTTGACCGGCTTCCAGCGCGACCTATTGTACGCTATTGCGGGACTGGACGAACCACACGGTCTCGCGATCAAGGATGAACTCGAGGGCTACTACGAGAAAGAGATTCACCACGGCCGGCTCTACCCGAACCTCGATACGCTCGTCGACAAAGGGCTTGTTGAGAAGGGGAAGATCGATCGCCGGACAAACGTGTACTCGATAACGCGGCGGGGAACACGGGAAATCGAAGCCCGACGCGACTGGGAAGCAGAGTATGTCTCAGATCTCTTTGAAAGTGGATAA
- a CDS encoding HalOD1 output domain-containing protein gives MDMQVSKNDSPTKTTVSGTGEWERDTENTLVYAVVSAVAEAEGTDPVELPPLYEAIHPEALNDLFTS, from the coding sequence ATGGACATGCAGGTAAGCAAAAACGACTCTCCAACGAAAACGACCGTATCTGGCACTGGTGAATGGGAGCGGGATACCGAGAACACGCTTGTCTATGCAGTTGTCTCGGCAGTTGCAGAAGCAGAGGGAACTGACCCTGTCGAACTGCCGCCACTCTATGAGGCAATCCATCCTGAAGCACTGAACGACCTCTTCACCTCCTGA
- a CDS encoding TATA-box-binding protein has protein sequence MSSLTDSLSTENVVASTSLGQELDLDTLADDLDGVRFNPDQFPGLVYRTQQPQAASLIFRSGKLVCTGASSVSAVTAAIEQTFEELRGLGLNVPNEPDLTVQNIVSSGDLGFQLNLNAIAIGLGLEEVEYEPEQFPGLVYRADDLDVVVLLFGSGKLIITGGTRPKDAEHAIETVAAKLRDLGLLE, from the coding sequence ATGTCGTCGCTCACGGACTCGCTCTCGACTGAGAATGTGGTGGCCTCAACCAGTCTCGGGCAGGAACTGGATCTGGACACGCTCGCGGACGACCTTGACGGCGTCCGGTTCAACCCTGACCAGTTTCCAGGCTTGGTCTACCGGACGCAACAGCCACAGGCTGCATCCCTGATCTTCCGCTCTGGAAAACTGGTGTGCACCGGCGCATCGTCAGTATCTGCCGTGACTGCTGCCATTGAGCAGACCTTCGAGGAACTGAGAGGACTGGGTCTTAACGTACCGAACGAGCCGGATCTGACTGTCCAGAATATTGTCTCCAGTGGAGATCTTGGCTTCCAGTTGAATCTGAATGCAATCGCGATCGGCCTCGGGTTAGAGGAGGTGGAGTATGAGCCGGAACAGTTCCCCGGACTGGTGTACCGGGCTGATGACCTAGACGTGGTGGTCTTGCTCTTCGGCAGCGGGAAACTGATAATCACCGGGGGAACACGTCCGAAAGACGCCGAACACGCGATTGAGACCGTTGCAGCGAAACTCCGCGATCTCGGTCTCTTGGAGTGA